From a single Sorghum bicolor cultivar BTx623 chromosome 5, Sorghum_bicolor_NCBIv3, whole genome shotgun sequence genomic region:
- the LOC110435586 gene encoding uncharacterized protein LOC110435586 isoform X2: MLSLPPPAPPAAAAVAVAAAAAADEKRPSPPMKAKLLFPYAVSCVFGGMRRAWGMALVGLHALTRVVKVVSFTTDAEEVRFLVPIFHGWVYLGIAAVVLVTCVDIIYYTTLRWPAS; this comes from the exons ATGCTGAGCCTGCCTCCTCCGGCCccacccgcggcggcggcggtggcggtggcggcggcggcggcggcggatgagAAGCGTCCCTCGCCGCCGATGAAGGCGAAGCTGCTTTTTCCGTACGCCGTGTCCTGCGTGTTCGGCGGCATGCGCCGCGCCTGGGGCATGGCTCTCGTCGGGCTCCACGCCTTGACCCGTGTCGTCAAGGTCGTCTCCTTCACGACAGACGCAGAGGAGGTTCGCTTCTTGGTACCGATCTTCCACGGCTGGGTGTACCTCGGCATCGCCGCCGTGGTGCTCGTGACGTGCGTGGACATCATCTACTACACG ACCCTGAGGTGGCCCGCTTCTTGA
- the LOC110435586 gene encoding uncharacterized protein LOC110435586 isoform X1, translating to MLSLPPPAPPAAAAVAVAAAAAADEKRPSPPMKAKLLFPYAVSCVFGGMRRAWGMALVGLHALTRVVKVVSFTTDAEEVRFLVPIFHGWVYLGIAAVVLVTCVDIIYYTVSLLFPYAVSCVVSGRGRPRGMAMISLHIVLSIVKVLSFTTDPEVARFLTLIFRVWVYFGITAMVLMTCVDIGHYLYGLYTLMFHPSQQQLAAAEVLLPPPPPEMDMC from the coding sequence ATGCTGAGCCTGCCTCCTCCGGCCccacccgcggcggcggcggtggcggtggcggcggcggcggcggcggatgagAAGCGTCCCTCGCCGCCGATGAAGGCGAAGCTGCTTTTTCCGTACGCCGTGTCCTGCGTGTTCGGCGGCATGCGCCGCGCCTGGGGCATGGCTCTCGTCGGGCTCCACGCCTTGACCCGTGTCGTCAAGGTCGTCTCCTTCACGACAGACGCAGAGGAGGTTCGCTTCTTGGTACCGATCTTCCACGGCTGGGTGTACCTCGGCATCGCCGCCGTGGTGCTCGTGACGTGCGTGGACATCATCTACTACACGGTGAGTCTGCTCTTTCCATACGCTGTGTCCTGTGTGGTCAGCGGCAGAGGCCGGCCCAGGGGCATGGCTATGATCAGCCTCCACATTGTGCTCAGCATCGTCAAGGTCCTCTCTTTCACCACAGACCCTGAGGTGGCCCGCTTCTTGACACTAATCTTCCGTGTGTGGGTCTACTTTGGCATCACTGCCATGGTCCTCATGACGTGCGTGGACATCGGTCACTACTTGTATGGTTTGTACACCTTGATGTTCCATCCGTCACAGCAGCAGCTGGCAGCGGCAGAGGTGCTGCTCCCGCCTCCACCTCCGGAGATGGACATGTGCTAA